The Erigeron canadensis isolate Cc75 chromosome 1, C_canadensis_v1, whole genome shotgun sequence genome segment GACCCGAATCCACCTACATTAGCCGGTCATTTATTACTAATCATTAACCAAATCAATAATAACGATAATtacacaaattaaaataaactattagtattaaaaaaaaaaaaaacctccaaCAGCAATGCTGTAACAAGCAACAGCACATGTTTGAATGATTGTATTCTCTTGTTTTGTAAATGGTGTCGTTACAAAACCAGCTTTATGAACCAGTTTCGTCCATGTTTTAATGAACACGAACGCTAAAAGAGCTGCAGAAACGTTTAGATTCGGTACAAGACCAGTCGTGAGATTAAGCTTCGTTACTATCACACTATAAACCACCCCGATCACTAAACTAGCCACGAGTCCACGACACGTTATGTTTGTTGTCCAAGGTGGTAGTCTTTTTACGACCATCTGGTCATTTTCGTCTCTTGTCGTCTCTATATCCATGTGCTTATGATCAAATGATCAGAACCATCAAACACCCTTTATAAGGTTTTGAGAACCACACTTAATTGTAAGATGAAATCTTGAAAACccttaaaagaaataaaatgttaCAATGTGTTTTAGCCTTTTAGGTGCAATGTTTTATTAAGAAAAGATGTTGTGCATTAAAAATGGGCATAGAttgattgaatatatataaagatgaatGTATAGATCAACAGATTTCCAACTATTGATGGCCAAATGAAAAGTGTGTTTAGTGGTGGAATTTCCACCATTAATGAAGTAATCAAATAGTTTTTGTACTGCAAAAAATGTAGTACACATGAGATTAGACTCTCTCTAGTACAGATCTTAATGTAACTTTAAACCTGTTCTTGTACTTTAAGATATTTAAGGTTGttttgtttggttttatttGGTAGGCTGGAATTGATTTTCGGATTCGGTGAATGTTGTCATTTTTACTTCATGCGAAGTATACGAGAATCCTTCAACTTTGAATTCAATTGTACATATGATCTCATGTTTTCTTTTCATTCAAAAGGGACCCTGACTTTATACGTATGAGTATATGACATAAATATTATTTTCCAAATAACATTGAATATAGagcatctaccaatatatatataacaaggtgaaaaattcattcctaaacaaacaagaaccttTGGATggatttcatctttgatttagaaccattagatcaaatttaattattttatcttttttaaatgacaatattaatacttatacttttatgattatataaaaaatacccctttaaatttaatttacactttttgatttttcatcacaaatttacactttttactcaataattttaatcaagaaatcaaaaataatagttgacatatatatatatataccccgaGGAGGGATTATTtaagaactcctaaaaaaaagaactcaagaactcCTCTATACCCTTGGATCAAAGAAAATGGatggacaagattaaaaataaaaaaactcctcTTAACACTAGAGGGATATTTTCGTCAgctccttttttttctctctctaactttaatataattctatctaattcactaaaaaacttttatctcacaaaccgtaaatcgttagacgaaaagaaaagcatgggtagtcttagaatttcatcctctttcattagagatgcgattcgatatacttttgacgactttttaaatttcgttttttttccatcacgttcatcttacacatgtgtaagttgtacttacccatgggcaagttgtacttacccctaatacatctcgctttagggtttagggtttgaaggtcgagggttagccgtaaccctcgggcttcaaaccctaaaccctagagtgtgAACCCTCAtcatttttaggtttttagggtttagcatttagggtttagattttccagggtttttagaatgtagcgtccccctcggattagcaattaagctttagggtttaaggtttgaagttgtagggttagcctcCCTAAATCCTAAAGTGTACCGTGtacccgctctagggtttagggtttgaagcccgagggttagctaggctaaccctcgggcttcaaaccctaaaccctagagtgggaaccctcatccgttttaggtttttagggtttaacatttaaggtttagattttccagggtttttagaaagtagcttccccctcggattagaaattaagctttagggtttagcatttaaggttttacaatgcgtcctcattttttttgaactttataagtaacttacccatgtgtaggttgtacttacctATGGGCAGGTTGTACTTACGCATGGGCATGTTATACAACTCACTACTTCTAGgtctttcctacacatgtgtaggttttacttacacatgtgtaggatgaacgtgatggggaaaaaaacgaaatttaaaaagtcgtcaaaagtatatcgaatcgcatctctaatgaaagatgacgaaatttcaagactacccatgcttttttttccatctaacgatgtacggtttgtgagataaaagttttttaatgatttagatattttttgatttaataagaggagagagaaagagagtgctggacaacttttttaataatgacaaacatgtccttcctgatcttgatgaatggaaggctgagattggttctcgcgttcttttttttttagtggttctcaaaataactcacccctatatacccctttaaatttaatttacactttttggttttccattacaaatttacactttttacccaataattttaatcaagaaatcaaaaatagtagctaatatttatatatctaatagaataatcgttaatattatttttttaatatattattatattatatataattaatgacattttaaatttttataatatcataagttgacaaattttaaccaggtaagaattaaaccactagaaaacatgaagttacattagtcgTCGATTAGATTCCTCTTTATAGTGACCAGACACTTTTGTAACAAACCTTAgtcattgtttctcatataAATTTATGTGTTATTTAACCACACTTTTGAAAAAGGGATACATCATCTATcagaggtctcgctaagtaaaatttttgtttttttggataACTTCtattcatccggatatgtctgcattgtcactgcacttgtgttttaacgttttgctcgaatagtttagttatacactaaaatttctAAGCAATTTAATTGTCAATCTATATATTCCTATAAAATAATAGTaagcatattttaattgaaatattttagatatgtttcatttaaaatatatagatcaactttctataaaaatagtaagctacTCCTTCTGTCCCATCAAAAGTGTCCACTTTagaatttttaaagtctttgtCTCACAAATTTggccttaaatatttttatttataatgtataatatttgatgaaagttatatgagttGATAGAGGTTTCGATATGTTTTCATAGAGTATaacttatcaaatattatataatgcaataaaaaatatttgtagtcaaagatacaaaagaaagactttgacaaaataaaaggaatttgaaaaaaaatataacgtgtttatatacaactatatcATCAATGTACTGTGCATTcatccaaacaaaaaaaaacaatattccaacctgtttttttttatcctattctattaaaaatcaaaacaagttaaaaaatttgctctaccaatagagaggtttattcttaagactattgtttccaaccaagtgatgtacttTTAAAGAAGAGACTTATGACAACAAAGtcgtttgtatgtattctttatttattaatattttgtaggaacaaaattacaaatatacccttaaaaaagtttaaaattgtcaggtcggaaaatgaaatgtaatggatctactggaagacaattgtcaggttaaaaagtgggtggtttaggttttggtggtctggatactcttaatttagcattgatatgtacaaattgatatatgacatgtggttcaaaatctgaattatgttaggtttaaaatcatcaatgtgattcatggttctgagaGTCTGCGTTCCTgtataaaacaaatggtaataatatatgggcaaatatatgtttctcattctctgaggcacactcgattgctagccccttaagatgttattaaaaaacagttgggagtgaaaataagacaagattcaccaaattggagtgGGACTCCATCCAAGgttttttatcaaaaattttgcaaggttattatagaataaaaatctaaactcaatactaatgcgttgtctatgatATATTTTAACTCggtaattcaaagtatttaggatatattatttttctctctttcgattgataaagatcacaacttcatttttttggtggaaggggtaagggaggagggggCGTCAAACTCGGAAAAGGTAATGGATCTACTAGAAGGCAATTGTCAGGTAAAAAGttggtggtttaggttttggtggtctggACACTCTcgatttagcattgatatgtacaaatgaatatgatatgtggtttaaaatctgaattatatgaggtttaaaatcatcaatgtgattcaatGTTCTGAGTCAGCGTTCCCgtgtaaacaaatggtaataatatatggaaaaatatatgttcctcattctctaAGACACACCTGATTGCTAGTCTCCTTaggatgttattaaagaacagttgggagtgaaaataaaacaagattttggaatattcattggcttgatggtggcaatcttgcaactcggtttagaaggttgtatgccttggcaccatttaaagaatgtgtcatgtgtgatattttttatgatttgaaatgaaaattcgaatgacattgagatatttgtgatgacatggataagcaataactttggcattgaataatttatttaatcagtaagacttaatgagcaacacaataaatgtttgtgaaattatcaaggttaaaaaaaacaaatgttaataaagtgaaattgaatattttaatttgttaactattaattaagaaaatagtattttagatatatataagtataaaaatatatttacccgcgtattacgcgggacaataatctagttaaatataaaacattaatatCAACCAAGTAATTAATCCAGCTTAATATTTTAATAGCAAATGATGCTAGTATAACTATCCTTGGTCTTTACCCACTCTTTATGGGATTGACAAAGTCTCGCCCTTGTATGGTGAGATGTTCCTGATATTTCCACCCGACTAATATTAGGGACATAACAAAACATAGTAAATAACAAATAAAGGTATGCAAGGATTATGTGGTTTGTAGTTATCTTCATAATCTGTGATTAGCCCTTAAATAAAGTCTTGGGCAaagtgtgtttttaattttgttgtttcaaTATTTGTTAATTGTTAGACAGTAAAAAAGCATTGACATGTTACTATAAGTTCaaatgttgatatttttgatgaaatAATAAGATTATCACACTTATAGTCGAAAGATTAACTCTATTAAACAGAATAAAAGGTATCAAACCTAAACAAGAACAATAGAAGATTACAATAGTCAACACTTATAGTGAAGGATAAGGGACAACAACATAGCTACATGATCAGAATTATAATCAGAACAaacatgatgatgatatatatgagAATAGGGTTTTCTGGGTAACAATAATAATCGCCCAAAGTGAGATGTATGTTGTGTAACCCTAAATTACTGTGGCACTTAGAATATATAGGCAATGATGTTCCAGTCAGCTccctcttctttcttcttctaacACCTTCAACCCTCCAGTTCCTTACTTGTAGCATGTAGCACAAATAGTCCTTATAAACTgatacaaaataaaacaataaaacataCTAAGTTAATTAAACTGATCAAGGTGCATAATTTAACAATTTTACATATTAAAGATGAATTAGGAATGCATCCAAATTTGGCTCTTTGGAACtcaaattgtttgaacataaaAATACACACTCATACACATAGACGACACACTCATACGTATGCTTTTACCTGAGCACACACATGTTTGCCTCTCACGAAACATACACATACAAGCCATTTATACACATACAATACAAGCATATTATATACTATTACCTCAACAactgaaagaaagaaaaaaaaaactcaaagatAGTATCAtacaaaaaagatgaaaaataatagtttttcaGTGGTCTAAAGGATTTGAAGCCAAATGTCTGCATCAGGCATACATTTAAACTTACATTTACGATTAATAACGGGTAACACACTCAACAGTGATTTCTACCACGGGTGATACACTTGGGGCGTTGAAGAGAATTCTTGATAATAGCATCTTTTCATCTTTTGTAACCTTTGTGTCGAGGACTATTTTCGCCTTCTTTAGCATAGGTGACTTGGCCAAGATTAGCTTCACAAACTCCAACTCAGTTTTTCTTGGtaaaatttttaatctttaattCATAGAGATGCTCTAGCCAAATATTAGAATAATCATCCAGTGTAACGGGGTTTGTCTCAATATCCAGCTAATCTCTACGATACCATAGAGTCTACAGGAAAGCATTTCTTGTGTCAGTATATATTGGCATTACAATCAAAACAAGAAGAATATAAGATgaacttttgttgtttaccccCAGCTTAATTCTCTCCAAGTTTGGGGAGGATTTGATCAAGAGAGCAATAATCGATAACCCATGCTTGCTATTGAAACACATTTCAAAAGACACTTTTTTGAGGTGGACTAATGAGGTTGGAAGCTTTTGTGGAGCTTCTTCTACAATTAAACACTAGTACCATAGGCAAAAACAAAGATTAACATGCAAATTTGTTGTTTCAAGTCGAATTAATGATATATCGTAATAGTACAAAAGTTACCTTTTTAATCCATTCAGAATCGCCAATTTTCAGATGTTCAACCAAATGTATACACTCCAATAGGTCAATAAAGGGCATGTGTCCATCTTCGTCTTGATAATATAGATACTGCCACAGCTTACGATATTCAGATAAACTGTGAAACCAATGAGTACAAAAATTCTAGTGAAAACTTACCAAATTTACTCTCTTGAGTAACGACGATTTGGATAAAAGATGTAGAAGTGTTTTAGGAGCAATGCTTACAGACTCCAAGCATAAGGTTGTAAGGCTACCAAATCCACTGAATGTCGGTTTATGCTTTATATAACAATCAAAGAGACGTAGGTACGTCAATTGATGCAATGAGTAAATAGAGAATGGTACCGCATACTGCTCAAAGGCACCATCCGCATAACCATTCATAAGCTTCAATTCAGTGATAGTATTTCTCCTTGACAAATGAACTATTATTTGATCAAGTTCAAAACAGTTGTAACCTGCCACCATGTCAACGGTGAACTCAAGTATTGGACCCTGGTGCATTAACAGAACTTGGTATATAGCGGAAAGAAATTTACATTTCCGAAGCTTCCAACTATCGATATGTCGCTCCGAATCAGACAGTTGACTGCTACCAGTTACTTTTCAAAATGTATCCTCAAGAAACACAAGTTTAGGAATTCAGGCCCAAATGTACCTCCAATTCTTTGAGAGAATACTAGTCCTTACTGCATCTCttatatgtagatgacataGGATGGTTTCTATTATGTCCTCGGGAAGGGTGCTGATTCTATCTTTGGCCCAACGACGTTTAGGTTTCATACTAATACACAAAAGCtgcatatatacatgtatatatatatacatattaaaagaCTAAATTAACAAATGTAACACAAACACTACTAATAGAAACAAAAGCtgcatatatatactaacaaatGTGATACGACAACACTAACAGGAACAAAagctgcatatatatatatatatatatatatatattcaaagaaGATAAAAGATTGAATCACAAATGTGATACAAAAACACTTGGAGACATCAAGTACAACGAAAAATGTAATGATTTTTTAGgtgaaaagaaagatgaaaccctaattaaagCATTTATAAGAaacatagatagatatagatgaacTGAATCATACTTGTTTGCCTCAATTAAATGAAACcctaagttaaaaaaaagaagcaattGGATCGCAATGTTCATACCTTAATTTGGAAATGGGGATTTGAGCAACACAATTGATGAACTCAAAATGGAATTTGATACGGGAGAAAAAAGGAGTGAAAATTAAGAGATGGAATTTGTAAGTATCTAATTTgggggaaaaataaaaaatctaattTGGGGAAAAGTTATAGCGGGGACCTTGTAAAGCTTACACCCACCTGGACCAGCAACGAACCGACCGGCCCATAACCTgcaaaaaatttttaaaaaaatatgaccCAAGACCGACCATGTTTTTGGTACTAGTATATGATTGATCCTGacttttcttttaaaaggtGTGAACAACTCGCATCGTATAGTCTAGCATATGTTATTTTAACTGGATCCGTGCTATATAATCTCCTCACCAGCTCACCTCCTCTCTTGAACCCAATGGGGGGAAAACCTcatatttgtaacaccccgagctaggctcgaaatgccactgaaaagatatagcgtatgcatggaattatcgtagaataagtctaaatgaataACAAGGAATCCGGTGGATCCAAACATGACATAACAAGTACCAAATGCACAAGGAGCATGTAGCCATCAAACATTTACAAAATGATATTAAAAGATGGCAAACGATCCTAAGCATAAAGCCAAAGTAGTAGGGCCAATAAATCCGTGATCCACGAAAGTCCAAGCCCGAGTTCTTATGCAACCTCAATCATGCTTCTCGCAATTGAATCACCTGATttcctgaaaagtgtactaaacaaggtcaacactaggttggtgagttcgtagtaatggttCACAAGGAACCATCCAAGTCACAAAATGTGTAAAGTATAAGCAAATCATAACATGTACCAAGTGCAAGTAAATCATAACTTACGGTAAACCATCGCATCACACAAGAATATAGAGAGGGTTACTCATGGCGTAACCTTGCCACGTATTAGTACTCGCACAAGTGTCTAATCACAATAAATAGAGAAAACATAACATGTGTGTCCAAACAACAAGACATCAAATAATGTATCATAAGTGTACCACAACAACAAAAGCCACCACAACCACAATGTTCTCAAGTATGAAATACTTGGTAGTACGTCGTACAAAAGCGCGTTCTCAAGTGTATAACACTTGGTAGTACATCACCCAAACAATAAGTACAACAATATGTTCTCAAGTGTGAGGCACTTGGGAGTACGACAAACCAATCATCCAaaccacaatgcacatacatttcatacgactttacatttaaggaatcgaagatgcttatatatagggtcacccgcagccttcccaccacatctaacAACTCATTAAaggtatcatcgtcttccatatatGTACTACTATCCTAATCATATCACACAATCCAAACCAAACACATAATCCAACAACAATAGGTTATACCGTCAACAAATCAATGTAACTAGCAATTAAGCCATAAGGCAAATCGTAACTCAAGCTAATCAATCAATAAGTGCAAAACATGTTCTCAAGTGTGAAACACTTGGAAGTACATCAACCAACCCATAAGTACGAAAGCATGTTCTCAAGTGTAAAACACTTGGAAGTATATCAACCAATCACAAGTCCATCCAATTCCACTAACAACACGTACACACACTTCGGAGGATTTTGCTTTCATTAAGTCCCAGATGCTTAtttatagggtcacccgcagccttccaaCCACATCCAAAATCCATTGAAGGCAtaaccgacttccatgtatgtacgaCTATCCTAATAATCACAATGTCACAATCATATGCGTAAACCATCCAACAATCACTCAAGTAATCAACATCAAACAATAAGTCATCAATCAAATCACCCAAAATTAAACAAGCACAAatgtgtacacttttcagcccgaatctaaATTGAGTAAGGAGCTACGTAACTCATCTTGATTCAGCAACAACAAGTTAATATCAAGCGAGGAATGTCCAATACTCGTCTAATGTccacaacctaacaatatatgCCATAATACAAGC includes the following:
- the LOC122586102 gene encoding uncharacterized protein LOC122586102 — its product is MHQGPILEFTVDMVAGYNCFELDQIIVHLSRRNTITELKLMNGYADGAFEQYAVPFSIYSLHQLTYLRLFDCYIKHKPTFSGFGSLTTLCLESVSIAPKTLLHLLSKSSLLKRVNLYLYYQDEDGHMPFIDLLECIHLVEHLKIGDSEWIKKCLIVEEAPQKLPTSLVHLKKVSFEMCFNSKHGLSIIALLIKSSPNLERIKLGTLWYRRD